The sequence GGGCGCGTATCCTTAAAAAATAGGTGCAAATTCAAATCTTGAGAGAAATTTTCTCCAAGGTTGTACCTCTGATATCGTTCACTATGTGCAGACCAAATagttaacctaaagcattccgGGTACGCTTTGCGCGATGGTTGTGAAAAGTTTCTTCTTAGCGTGTGTGTGAGTGAGAAATGAGAGGATTCGATGTCAAAATTGCCGTTctaaaaaagtaaaataaaaagtaaaaagaaaaatagaaaacTACAATGCCTAGTTAATTAGGTCAAAGGTATTAATAATTCAACAAGGTAGTAGtaagggggatgattctaacacacccttttttgatcctcacacacttattttaaccttttactcttctaataatactccatttctttaaattaatgtgtgaggataaaaaaagtgtgtgtgagaatcatcctagTAAgtaatccattattattattaaataatccgTTATAATTAACGGAAATATATTCCGATCTTTTTGGTTTCGTTAAGAGCCCAGTAGGCCCATTTACTTAAATGACATATTTTCCCTCCTCTAATTTGCACTCTGATTCGCGACTAATCAGAACCTGATCGTAAAACTTAGGGTTTATGTAGATCATGGAAGATTTATCGATCTACGAATCAAGGACTAATCATGTATCTGTTAGAGGTACAATTCAGCTCATTATCCCTAATTCTTTCCGTTTATTAACTAATAGTTCGACTCTATTTTTACGATTTCGGTGATTTGTTACTTCATTTTAACCGAAATTGAGTGATCAAATACTGTTGATTCTGCATGTTTACTTATTAATTTTTATCCAGATTGAGTTATCAATTACTTGATGATTCTGCATGATGTAATTGTCTATTTTATGTCAGTGTTCGTCAAATTAAATCAGGGGATCACTTGTATATAAATAGGATTACCAATTTGTATATGATCTTCATTATTGTTTGTTGATGAAATATACTGTAAGTAACGTTAATTGTAGCTACAGTTTGATTGATAACTTAGGTTTAGTTTTTAATATTTCCTTTTACATCTTATGTTAGTTTACGTTTTTTGGCAGTTTTTTACTTTTTTTTGTATATGCTTTTGTTATTATGAACTTGATTTTGTGATAATTGAGCCCTAGCAAGAGGAAGATGATGATATAATTGATCTGATGTCGAGAGTCACAATACATTAAACCTTGGTTGAGAAGATGTTAAGGTGTAaggcttatttttatttattgacaTAGAAACATAGTTTGTGCTTTAATTGATAACCTTGGATGAATTTTGATAAcgtattcatatatatttaatgCGTGTGAAACTTGTAAAATGTTTGACGCGCTTATGAACTTTAACTTCGAAGATCGAACATTGTACATTGCAAAAATGCTGGTCGAATGAGATTTTACTCCAAGTATATATTGTATTATTGTGTGTCAGGCTTATTAATCTACTTGTGCTTATGACAATTTATTCGGCTGAAATAGATAAGCCAAAAGTGGTGGGAGTGGCCAAGGGTAAAATGAAAGTTTCAGGGAGGAAAACCCTTGCTGACATTAGTAACGTTCTACCACGATCTACTGCTTTGGGCCAATATTATAAAACACAGCCAAGTTCGGATGCCATAAACAAGGTTACTGAGAAGCTTCAAACGGTACATATTTTCAAAACCATTTGATCATAAGATACATCCTTTCATGGCTTTAATCAATCTGTTTCATGAAATAaagttttctgttttatattatTATGTTTAACCAGTGATTGAGTATGCTCTTTTATGCGTTCCAGGAAATTGCAGCCCTTAAGAAAGTTTTATCTGAAAAAGAGTATCCTTTAGTCGTTTTTTTCTTCCACTTCATGCTGCTATAGGGATTCCAAATCTCAATTTTTTGCTATTTCCTTAATATCCCTACAGTAAAATAATTGAACTAGGTGGAGCCGAGGTGCAGAAACTTAGAGTCAATCTGCAGAAGGTGAAGCAGCAGAATCAACAACTTGCTCAGTCAAACCATCAAATACTAGCGGTCTGTTTTCTTATAATAGTTTGTCGATTTGTTCTAATTGTTTCCGTGAGATGCATCTAAATATGTCATGATATGTTTCTCCGTGTTGTAGGAACTAAATTCATTCAAGGAAACGGTAAGTAATTCGTTATAATGCTAGGAAATTGACCTTCTACCTACGTCTAACCATGGTCAAACTCATACCCCCTTTTGTTGCTGTTACCGTCTGATTTAGCAAAAAGCTTTAAAGCATGAACTTGGATGCAAAAACGCCGTGATCATAGCAAAAAATTTAGAGCTCGAGGTCAGTAGCTTTTTCATTGTATATGTCACTAGGTGCATTTGTTATTTATTACGCGTATGATATCCGAGTTGATGTTATTTCAGGAGATAGCTAAAACCACAATGTGTCAAGCAAATGCTAGTAAGGTAAGTAAATGAACATTAACAGCAAAGGTGCTCAATGTTGATCTCTTATATCATTGTGAATATCTATGTTTTTATTTGCAGACTGAGAAGGTAGCTGAAACAGAGGAAACAGAAGTGTCTACAACGGAAGGAGATGATAAGAAAGATTATGATGCTAGCATAAGGCAAAAATCCAACAGTAAGTATATATTATATGTCGCGGTTTTATTTTTAATAGTTGAAACTCACGAAAAAGATAACTGTAATCTGTCTATTATATTGTGTTGCCACCAACGTTACAAAAACATCGATCGAGAGTATGCAACTCTTAGTTTTGTTGATTTCAGGTTATCTGATCATGTTTAGAATGTTGATGTAGTGACTCATGCGTTGATAACGTTGAATATGTTGACTTTAAACATACCAGTTGAATTCTGAAAATGGATATTTTTGTTGTTTGTTGATTTTAGGTCTAGACCCGTCTGCTAGAAAGATTCAAGATAACGACACGAGTAACACTGGACGGTTTGTCATCAGTGCATA comes from Rutidosis leptorrhynchoides isolate AG116_Rl617_1_P2 chromosome 4, CSIRO_AGI_Rlap_v1, whole genome shotgun sequence and encodes:
- the LOC139844414 gene encoding uncharacterized protein isoform X2, producing the protein MEDLSIYESRTNHVSVRDKPKVVGVAKGKMKVSGRKTLADISNVLPRSTALGQYYKTQPSSDAINKVTEKLQTEIAALKKVLSEKDKIIELGGAEVQKLRVNLQKVKQQNQQLAQSNHQILAELNSFKETQKALKHELGCKNAVIIAKNLELEEIAKTTMCQANASKTEKVAETEETEVSTTEGDDKKDYDASIRQKSNSLDPSARKIQDNDTSNTGRLQTRRQTARFKLDEPKPTKDHLEIDHVGDSLPYHPEDDKVKVNDSSSVPLSSNEEDKKGLSARKIQDNDTNSTRRLHTRRQSARFELDKPKPVADHLKIDHAGDSLPFQPEDDKVKVNDSSPVPLPSKSNSSEEDKEGDSFHDQKPQDVKKASLSRPVREAAKKVKTYKEISVNVKMRRE
- the LOC139844414 gene encoding uncharacterized protein isoform X1 yields the protein MEDLSIYESRTNHVSVRDKPKVVGVAKGKMKVSGRKTLADISNVLPRSTALGQYYKTQPSSDAINKVTEKLQTEIAALKKVLSEKDKIIELGGAEVQKLRVNLQKVKQQNQQLAQSNHQILAELNSFKETQKALKHELGCKNAVIIAKNLELEEIAKTTMCQANASKTEKVAETEETEVSTTEGDDKKDYDASIRQKSNSLDPSARKIQDNDTSNTGRLQTRRQTARFKLDEPKPTKDHLEIDHVGDSLPYHPEDDKVKVNDSSSVPLSSNEEDKKGLSARKIQDNDTNSTRSYRLHTRRQSARFELDKPKPVADHLKIDHAGDSLPFQPEDDKVKVNDSSPVPLPSKSNSSEEDKEGDSFHDQKPQDVKKASLSRPVREAAKKVKTYKEISVNVKMRRE